A stretch of Sinorhizobium meliloti DNA encodes these proteins:
- a CDS encoding xylulokinase, which produces MYLGIDLGTGSVKALLIDGDGKAVAEAARAYPVSSPMPGYAETSPADWWAQTVAAVRACCDGHGGDVRGIGLSGQAHGLVAVGADAKPLRPAILWADQRATAEMEAVLALPEAVRRPLANPVVSGMAGLSLLWLRRNEPATYAAIRRILAPKDWLRLVMTGEAATEPSDASMTLLYDVGAGRWATDVLSSLSIDPAILAPIVESHSIAGRLSAAAAAELGLAAGTPVAAGLSDTASCLFGMGQTKPGSTILQVGSGIQIMSVVESIEPRVQPFYNSYRGIGGNLYSMAALQNGGTVFEWARTVLGASWAEMYRSGFEENEGNGGVIFLPYVTGERAPLLDPNASAAWANMRLGCTRGQLIRSVFEGVALAVRDSWDALRGVGVSADRILLTGGGSTDPRWQQMLADILEVPLVPAHDLGNATIGAAYLGGMAAGHWRCIEAIPFPDDLGRPIEPRPFQGLDALLPRFRATYRGLKHA; this is translated from the coding sequence GATCGACGGCGACGGCAAGGCTGTCGCCGAGGCCGCGCGAGCCTATCCCGTCTCCTCGCCCATGCCGGGTTATGCCGAGACGTCACCCGCGGACTGGTGGGCACAAACGGTGGCGGCCGTGCGCGCCTGCTGCGACGGGCACGGTGGCGACGTTCGCGGCATCGGCCTCTCGGGCCAGGCACACGGTCTTGTCGCCGTCGGTGCAGACGCCAAGCCGCTTCGGCCCGCCATTCTGTGGGCCGACCAGCGTGCGACGGCGGAAATGGAGGCGGTGCTTGCCCTCCCGGAAGCGGTGCGGCGTCCGCTCGCCAATCCCGTTGTCAGCGGGATGGCCGGTCTCTCCCTGCTGTGGCTGCGGCGGAACGAGCCGGCAACCTATGCCGCGATTCGCCGCATCCTCGCGCCCAAGGATTGGCTGCGGCTCGTCATGACGGGCGAGGCCGCGACCGAGCCTTCCGACGCGTCGATGACGCTGCTCTACGATGTCGGAGCCGGCCGCTGGGCAACCGATGTCCTCAGCTCCCTTTCGATCGATCCCGCGATCCTTGCGCCCATCGTCGAATCCCATTCGATAGCCGGCAGGTTGAGTGCGGCCGCGGCCGCAGAGCTCGGCCTTGCTGCCGGCACGCCGGTGGCCGCAGGTCTTTCCGATACGGCTTCCTGCCTCTTCGGCATGGGCCAGACGAAGCCCGGCTCCACCATCCTCCAGGTGGGATCGGGCATCCAGATCATGTCGGTGGTCGAATCCATCGAACCGCGGGTCCAGCCCTTTTACAACAGCTATCGCGGCATCGGCGGCAATCTCTACTCGATGGCCGCCCTCCAGAACGGCGGCACGGTATTCGAATGGGCCCGCACCGTCCTCGGCGCCTCCTGGGCGGAAATGTACCGCTCCGGCTTCGAGGAGAACGAAGGCAATGGCGGCGTCATCTTCCTGCCCTATGTGACGGGCGAGCGAGCGCCGCTGCTCGATCCGAACGCCTCGGCCGCCTGGGCCAATATGCGCCTTGGCTGCACGCGCGGCCAGCTCATCCGCTCGGTCTTCGAAGGCGTTGCCCTCGCCGTGCGCGACAGTTGGGATGCCTTGCGCGGTGTCGGTGTTTCGGCCGATCGGATACTCCTGACCGGGGGCGGCAGCACGGACCCGCGCTGGCAGCAGATGCTGGCGGATATTCTGGAGGTGCCGCTTGTGCCGGCACACGATCTCGGCAATGCCACAATCGGCGCGGCCTATCTCGGCGGCATGGCCGCCGGCCATTGGCGCTGCATCGAGGCCATCCCGTTCCCGGACGATCTCGGCAGGCCGATCGAACCCCGCCCGTTCCAGGGGCTCGACGCACTCCTGCCCCGGTTTCGCGCCACCTATCGTGGCCTCAAGCACGCCTGA
- a CDS encoding GntR family transcriptional regulator has protein sequence MSIERSSPIPLYFQLAGELRAAIESGAYPPGSKLPTEGELCQQYDVSRSVVRQALQSLAHDNLIETERGRGAFVLERKVPIALVQQLDPLLESMAKAGFKLTTRVLKQERIKPPAHVAEQIGENDAVFLERLRYADGVVFLVVRNFLPYSRFPDLLQSKELEDVSLYQYLAKRYNAVATTGKRQVELARINEEAIAAQLHVEMNSYVLFNREVTYDQNKQVLEYYESWHHPDRTRLTIDLHRTY, from the coding sequence ATGAGCATCGAACGCAGTTCACCCATCCCACTTTATTTTCAGCTCGCGGGGGAGCTACGGGCCGCGATCGAATCCGGCGCTTATCCTCCCGGCAGCAAGCTGCCGACCGAAGGCGAACTCTGTCAGCAGTACGACGTCTCGCGCAGCGTCGTCCGGCAGGCGCTTCAGTCGCTTGCCCACGACAATCTCATCGAGACGGAGCGCGGCCGCGGCGCCTTCGTGCTGGAACGCAAGGTGCCGATCGCGCTCGTCCAGCAGCTCGATCCCCTGCTTGAAAGCATGGCCAAGGCCGGGTTCAAGCTGACGACCCGGGTGTTGAAGCAGGAGCGCATCAAGCCGCCCGCCCATGTCGCGGAGCAGATCGGCGAAAACGATGCGGTGTTTCTGGAGCGCCTGCGCTATGCGGACGGGGTGGTTTTCCTCGTAGTGCGCAACTTCCTGCCCTACTCGCGCTTTCCCGACCTGTTGCAGTCGAAGGAGCTCGAGGACGTCTCCCTCTATCAGTATCTTGCCAAGCGTTATAACGCCGTGGCGACGACCGGCAAACGGCAGGTCGAGCTCGCCCGCATCAATGAAGAGGCGATCGCCGCCCAGTTACATGTGGAAATGAACAGTTACGTCCTGTTCAACCGGGAAGTCACCTACGACCAGAACAAGCAGGTGCTCGAATATTACGAGTCCTGGCACCATCCCGATCGCACCCGGCTGACCATCGACCTGCACCGGACCTATTGA
- a CDS encoding SDR family NAD(P)-dependent oxidoreductase, with protein MYLERFRLDGELAVVTGGGRGIGLASADALGEAGARLAIIERDPALLEEAHAILQAKGYDVSVHEGDVTDPARMQAIADELTVKGGASILVNNAGIALSDIPAEDMEDERWLKVIDVNLNGVYWCSRAFGRHMLSAGRGSIVNVGSMSGFIVNRPQPQAHYNASKAAVHHLTKSLAAEWAPRGVRVNAVAPTYIETPLNALVENDRPMLDRWLDSTPMARMGKDHEVASVILFLSSRAASLMTGSIVLADGGYTLW; from the coding sequence GTGTATCTCGAACGCTTCAGGCTCGATGGCGAACTTGCGGTCGTCACCGGAGGAGGACGCGGCATAGGGCTCGCAAGCGCCGATGCGCTCGGCGAGGCAGGCGCGCGCCTTGCCATCATCGAACGTGATCCGGCGCTCCTTGAAGAGGCCCATGCGATCCTTCAGGCGAAGGGCTACGACGTCTCCGTGCACGAGGGCGACGTTACCGATCCCGCCCGGATGCAGGCAATCGCGGACGAACTAACCGTGAAAGGCGGCGCTTCCATCCTCGTCAACAATGCGGGCATCGCGCTCAGTGACATCCCGGCCGAGGACATGGAGGACGAACGCTGGCTCAAAGTCATCGACGTCAACTTGAACGGCGTCTACTGGTGCAGCCGCGCCTTCGGCCGGCACATGCTTTCGGCCGGTCGCGGATCGATCGTCAATGTCGGCTCCATGTCCGGCTTCATCGTCAACCGGCCCCAGCCGCAGGCGCATTACAACGCCTCGAAGGCCGCCGTACACCACCTGACCAAGTCGCTCGCCGCCGAATGGGCGCCGCGTGGCGTGCGGGTCAACGCGGTCGCGCCCACCTACATCGAAACGCCGCTCAACGCGCTCGTCGAGAACGACAGGCCCATGCTCGACCGCTGGCTCGATTCCACGCCCATGGCGCGCATGGGCAAGGACCACGAGGTCGCAAGCGTGATCCTCTTCCTGTCCTCCCGGGCGGCCAGCCTGATGACCGGATCGATCGTGCTTGCGGATGGAGGATACACGCTCTGGTGA
- a CDS encoding substrate-binding domain-containing protein: MSSIKTLLAGSVALFCLTSAAMAEECKVGLTMPSLNAPYFAAQVAAVEKAAKDQGCEITTADSQNDFSKQINDVEDMIAKGIDILILNPRDQEALVPAADAATKAGVKVVVMDSTLNPKANVVTQVRSSNEENGRLVGDWIAKKMKGTPIKMLLLSGNQGNPGGLDRRMGVIKGIVEGQLVNEGAVNLQILGQGWGDWATDGGLKAAEDLFQAHPDANLVVGENDSMVLGAVQAAKAAGLDGILFAAAADGQREALEMVKEGTYGATGLNDPDLVGRTAFDIAYKAFKGELPADFPKLHLTPADVISADNVDKYYNPQSVF; encoded by the coding sequence ATGTCCAGCATCAAGACGCTTCTGGCAGGGTCCGTGGCCTTGTTCTGCCTGACCTCTGCTGCCATGGCCGAGGAGTGCAAGGTGGGCCTCACCATGCCCTCGCTCAATGCGCCCTATTTCGCGGCGCAGGTCGCTGCGGTTGAAAAGGCGGCCAAGGACCAGGGTTGCGAGATCACGACGGCGGACAGTCAGAATGACTTTTCCAAGCAGATCAACGACGTCGAGGATATGATCGCCAAAGGAATCGACATTCTGATCCTCAACCCGCGTGACCAGGAGGCGCTCGTTCCGGCCGCCGACGCCGCTACCAAGGCCGGCGTGAAGGTCGTCGTGATGGATTCCACGCTGAATCCCAAGGCCAACGTCGTCACCCAGGTCCGCTCCTCGAATGAGGAGAACGGCCGTCTCGTCGGCGACTGGATCGCCAAGAAGATGAAGGGCACGCCGATCAAGATGCTCCTCCTGTCCGGCAATCAGGGCAATCCCGGCGGCCTCGATCGCCGCATGGGCGTCATCAAGGGCATCGTGGAAGGCCAGCTCGTCAATGAAGGTGCGGTCAACCTCCAGATTCTGGGCCAGGGCTGGGGCGACTGGGCGACGGACGGCGGGCTGAAGGCTGCGGAAGACCTGTTCCAGGCCCATCCGGACGCCAACCTCGTCGTCGGCGAAAACGACTCCATGGTCCTCGGCGCGGTTCAGGCCGCGAAGGCTGCCGGTCTCGATGGCATCCTGTTTGCAGCGGCGGCGGACGGACAGCGCGAGGCGCTGGAGATGGTCAAGGAAGGGACCTACGGCGCCACCGGCCTGAACGATCCGGACCTCGTCGGACGCACCGCCTTCGATATCGCTTACAAGGCCTTCAAGGGCGAGCTTCCGGCCGACTTCCCGAAGCTGCACCTGACGCCGGCCGACGTCATCTCCGCTGACAACGTCGACAAATACTACAACCCGCAGTCCGTATTCTGA
- a CDS encoding sugar ABC transporter ATP-binding protein encodes MTVLVSLSGISKNFSGVQALKGVDFDLRAGEVHALVGENGAGKSTLMRVLAGEMKPTSGTVSIHGETMQHSGPRGAAGRGISVIHQELALAPDLTVAENIFLGRLPRIVNHRRLRKAASEILERLGFDIDPAIHAGRLTVAHQQVVEIAKALSNRARIIVFDEPTAVLANTDAERLLAIIRELRAGGTGAVYISHRLNEVFDLSDRITVMKDGSHVETLETSATDVDAVIARMVGRQMSALFPSKAGRVPGEVVVRVRNVSRGRKVRDVSFSVRAGEVVGLGGLVGSGRTEVARLVFGADKMDSGTVELNGKPLHLSSPREAVRARIGLVPEDRKQQGVILDAPIRINTTLAKIRSISRLGFLDAGKERQVAVALGAEMRLKASSVDAPVSSLSGGNQQKVALAKWFHADCDLLILDEPTRGVDVGAKGEIYNLINDLAKAGKAILVISSEHQELFGICDRVLVMAEGAIVGELTESKFTEQQLLTLAMTRSARERDETSQ; translated from the coding sequence ATGACCGTACTTGTCAGTCTGTCCGGCATCAGCAAGAACTTTAGCGGAGTACAGGCCCTGAAGGGCGTCGACTTCGACCTGAGGGCCGGCGAAGTCCATGCGCTGGTCGGTGAGAACGGCGCGGGAAAATCCACACTGATGCGCGTGCTTGCCGGCGAAATGAAGCCGACCTCCGGGACCGTCAGCATTCACGGCGAGACGATGCAGCACTCCGGCCCGCGGGGCGCCGCCGGCCGGGGTATTTCGGTTATCCATCAGGAACTGGCGCTGGCGCCCGACCTGACCGTCGCGGAGAACATCTTTCTCGGGCGCCTGCCGCGCATCGTCAATCACCGCCGGCTGCGCAAGGCAGCCAGCGAAATCCTCGAACGTCTCGGCTTCGACATCGACCCCGCCATCCACGCCGGACGCCTGACAGTCGCCCACCAGCAGGTCGTGGAGATCGCCAAGGCACTCTCCAACCGGGCGCGCATCATCGTCTTCGACGAGCCGACCGCGGTGCTTGCCAACACCGATGCCGAGCGCCTGCTCGCGATCATCCGCGAGTTGCGCGCGGGCGGTACCGGCGCCGTCTACATCTCCCACCGTCTGAACGAGGTCTTCGACCTTTCAGACCGCATCACCGTCATGAAGGACGGCTCGCATGTGGAAACGCTGGAGACCTCCGCAACGGATGTCGACGCGGTGATCGCACGCATGGTCGGGCGGCAGATGTCCGCGCTTTTTCCATCCAAGGCCGGGCGTGTGCCGGGCGAGGTGGTCGTCCGCGTGCGCAACGTTTCGCGCGGCCGCAAGGTCCGCGACGTCAGTTTCTCGGTCCGTGCCGGCGAGGTCGTCGGCCTCGGGGGTCTCGTCGGTTCCGGCCGTACCGAAGTCGCCCGCCTCGTCTTCGGCGCCGACAAGATGGATTCGGGCACTGTGGAACTCAACGGCAAACCGCTCCATCTCTCCTCACCGCGCGAGGCCGTGCGCGCCCGCATCGGCCTCGTTCCGGAAGACCGCAAGCAGCAGGGCGTCATCCTCGATGCGCCGATCCGGATCAACACGACGCTTGCCAAGATCCGCAGCATATCCCGTCTCGGCTTCCTCGACGCGGGCAAGGAGCGGCAGGTCGCCGTGGCGCTTGGCGCCGAGATGCGCCTCAAGGCGTCGAGCGTCGACGCGCCGGTTTCGAGTCTTTCCGGCGGCAACCAGCAGAAAGTGGCGCTTGCCAAATGGTTTCACGCCGATTGCGACCTGCTCATACTCGACGAACCGACGCGCGGCGTCGACGTCGGAGCGAAAGGCGAAATCTACAATCTGATCAATGACCTCGCCAAAGCGGGGAAAGCAATCCTCGTTATTTCGTCCGAGCATCAGGAACTGTTCGGCATCTGCGACCGCGTTCTCGTGATGGCGGAAGGGGCTATCGTCGGCGAACTCACCGAAAGCAAGTTCACCGAGCAGCAATTGCTGACGCTGGCAATGACCCGGTCGGCCAGGGAAAGGGATGAGACAAGCCAATGA
- a CDS encoding ABC transporter permease produces MSITSASAAAASSFTPRVLNAIRHYGTFGIFLVLVIVASFWSDAFLTERNLMNVVRQVASGAGIMAIGMLFVVLTRGIDLSVGSIAAVGSVLCAHLVAAQGYGVPMAILLVILTGAACGVVTGFFVAYMRLPSFVISLAMMAIARGISLIISAGRPITMGSPGASLVDFGSGFLFGIPQPAILMLVIYAIGGVVLLYTSFGRIVTAIGSNEEAVRLSGVPVERYVLSVYVISGALAAVAGIVAAGRTGIGTPQVGVGAELDVIAAVVIGGASLMGGRGGMFNTLLGALILGIITNIMNLAGVPGYHQNVYLGLIIILAMLIQFVTARSRR; encoded by the coding sequence ATGAGCATTACGTCAGCAAGCGCCGCCGCGGCCTCGTCGTTTACGCCGCGCGTTCTAAACGCGATCCGCCACTACGGCACGTTCGGCATCTTCCTGGTGCTGGTGATCGTCGCGTCCTTCTGGTCCGATGCGTTCCTGACGGAGCGCAACCTGATGAACGTCGTGCGCCAGGTCGCCTCCGGCGCCGGCATCATGGCCATCGGCATGCTCTTCGTCGTGCTCACGCGGGGCATCGACCTCTCGGTCGGCTCCATCGCCGCCGTCGGATCCGTGCTCTGCGCCCACCTTGTCGCGGCACAGGGCTACGGCGTGCCGATGGCGATCCTGCTGGTCATTCTGACCGGCGCCGCCTGCGGCGTGGTCACCGGCTTCTTCGTCGCCTACATGCGTTTGCCGTCCTTTGTCATCTCGCTGGCGATGATGGCGATCGCCCGCGGAATCTCGCTGATCATCAGTGCTGGCCGCCCAATCACCATGGGATCGCCCGGCGCGTCGCTCGTCGATTTCGGCAGCGGCTTTCTCTTCGGCATTCCACAGCCAGCGATCCTGATGCTGGTCATCTATGCAATCGGGGGCGTGGTGCTGCTCTATACGAGCTTCGGCCGCATCGTCACCGCGATCGGCTCGAACGAGGAGGCCGTGCGGCTCTCCGGCGTGCCGGTCGAGCGCTATGTCTTGTCGGTCTATGTCATCAGCGGCGCGCTCGCCGCCGTCGCGGGTATCGTCGCCGCGGGACGGACGGGCATCGGCACGCCTCAGGTCGGTGTCGGTGCGGAGCTCGATGTCATCGCGGCGGTCGTGATTGGCGGGGCCAGCCTCATGGGCGGGCGCGGCGGCATGTTCAACACGCTGCTCGGCGCGCTGATCCTCGGCATCATCACCAACATCATGAACCTCGCCGGCGTGCCGGGTTATCACCAGAACGTCTATCTCGGACTGATCATCATCCTGGCAATGCTCATACAGTTCGTCACCGCCCGGTCGCGCCGTTAG
- a CDS encoding SDR family NAD(P)-dependent oxidoreductase, producing the protein MKDIIDTFRPDLFAGKDILVTGGSSGIGLAIAQGFARLGGSVIALGSSETKLKAAAADPENTAIRFERVDVRDPEAINAFARTLRKLDVLVNGAGIARPEAEFEDATYMEVMDVNLNSQMRFAMAVLPLLKASRGVILNTASMLSYVSDPLVPAYGASKSGVLGLTRHLAHAFGPDGIRVNAISPGYHKTDMTKGLWTDPVPAEKIAQRSALKRWGTVDDLVGTALFLASPAAKFITGADLPVDGGFVVGGF; encoded by the coding sequence ATGAAAGACATCATCGATACGTTTCGTCCGGACCTTTTTGCCGGCAAGGACATTCTCGTCACCGGCGGTTCGTCCGGCATCGGCCTTGCCATCGCACAGGGCTTTGCCCGGCTCGGCGGATCGGTCATCGCGCTCGGCAGTTCGGAAACAAAGCTCAAGGCTGCCGCGGCCGACCCCGAAAACACGGCAATCCGCTTCGAGCGGGTCGACGTGCGCGACCCGGAAGCGATCAACGCCTTCGCCAGGACGCTGCGCAAGCTCGACGTTCTGGTCAACGGCGCAGGCATTGCCCGGCCCGAGGCGGAATTCGAGGACGCCACCTACATGGAGGTGATGGACGTCAACCTGAATAGCCAGATGCGCTTCGCCATGGCCGTCCTGCCGCTCCTGAAGGCCTCGCGCGGTGTCATTCTCAACACGGCCTCGATGCTGAGCTATGTCAGCGATCCGCTCGTGCCGGCCTATGGCGCCAGCAAGTCGGGCGTGCTCGGCCTCACGCGCCATCTCGCTCACGCCTTCGGCCCGGACGGCATCCGCGTCAACGCCATCTCGCCCGGCTACCACAAGACCGACATGACGAAGGGTCTTTGGACCGACCCGGTACCGGCGGAGAAGATCGCCCAGCGTTCGGCGCTCAAGCGCTGGGGCACCGTGGACGACCTGGTCGGAACCGCCCTCTTCCTCGCCTCGCCTGCCGCGAAATTCATCACCGGCGCGGACTTGCCAGTCGATGGCGGCTTCGTGGTCGGCGGCTTTTAG
- a CDS encoding xylulokinase has product MTGELFLAIDVGTGSVRAALIDTRGKIVEIAAREHDQIVPQFGWAEQRPLDWWEGACTAVRTVLDKAEGARERISIIAVCGQMHGLVLIDDAGQLTRDTAPLWNDKRTLNLVRRFEAENEPDSYLAESGNTPTPAWPGFKLQWVRDADPGAYRRSAVAIMPKDYINFRLTGEIAMDTGDASCSFLMNPATLAWSPAMIERMGLDARLLPPIRNPLEIIGRVTDQAALATGLTAGTPVMVGGADYPMALLGSGVCRPGLGSDSTGTGAIVTMIADKPLLDPEISNVATIEGNWAPFVLLETGGDGMRWARRAFHDGALSYGDIVARAEKAPAGCEALLFMPFLTGERLGQHRNARAQFFGLGAGHGMEHLHRAILEGIAFAMARHIRIMEHSSGKRLERMIAAGGGARTKLWLKIKASVFDTPVLVPQEPECGLMGCAAMAATATGRFSRPDDAADAYVRYADEIAPDPAWVEVYSHVQPVFDRLYHHSMALYDDMDALAARIHPPGTRT; this is encoded by the coding sequence ATGACCGGAGAACTCTTTCTCGCGATCGACGTCGGTACCGGGAGCGTGCGGGCGGCGCTCATCGACACCCGCGGGAAGATCGTCGAAATCGCCGCGCGCGAGCACGACCAGATCGTGCCGCAGTTCGGCTGGGCAGAGCAGCGACCGCTCGACTGGTGGGAGGGGGCCTGCACCGCCGTTCGAACCGTGCTCGACAAGGCGGAAGGCGCACGCGAGCGCATTTCCATCATCGCTGTATGCGGCCAGATGCACGGTCTCGTGCTCATCGACGATGCCGGGCAATTGACGCGCGATACCGCACCGCTCTGGAACGACAAACGCACGCTGAACCTCGTGCGCCGTTTCGAGGCGGAGAACGAGCCCGACAGCTATCTCGCCGAAAGCGGCAACACGCCGACCCCGGCCTGGCCGGGCTTCAAGCTGCAATGGGTGCGCGATGCCGACCCCGGGGCTTATCGGCGCAGCGCCGTCGCCATCATGCCGAAGGACTACATCAACTTCCGGCTGACCGGCGAGATCGCCATGGATACCGGCGACGCCTCCTGCAGCTTCCTGATGAACCCTGCAACGCTCGCCTGGTCGCCGGCGATGATCGAGCGAATGGGGCTTGATGCCCGGCTGCTACCGCCCATCCGCAATCCCCTGGAGATCATCGGCCGCGTCACGGACCAGGCCGCTCTCGCGACAGGACTGACCGCCGGCACGCCCGTCATGGTGGGCGGAGCGGACTATCCGATGGCGCTGCTCGGCTCGGGCGTCTGCCGGCCCGGCCTCGGATCGGACAGCACGGGCACCGGTGCCATCGTCACGATGATCGCCGACAAGCCCCTGCTGGATCCGGAGATTTCCAACGTCGCCACCATCGAAGGCAATTGGGCTCCCTTCGTGCTTCTCGAAACCGGCGGCGACGGCATGCGCTGGGCGCGGCGCGCCTTCCATGACGGCGCGCTGAGCTATGGCGACATCGTCGCGCGAGCCGAAAAGGCGCCGGCCGGCTGCGAGGCACTGCTGTTCATGCCGTTTCTCACCGGCGAGCGCCTCGGTCAGCATCGCAATGCGCGGGCACAGTTCTTCGGCCTCGGCGCCGGGCACGGCATGGAGCACCTGCACCGGGCCATTCTGGAAGGGATCGCCTTCGCCATGGCCCGTCATATCCGTATCATGGAGCATAGCTCGGGCAAGCGCCTGGAGCGCATGATAGCGGCCGGCGGCGGTGCCCGCACGAAGCTATGGCTCAAGATCAAGGCAAGCGTCTTCGACACACCGGTGCTGGTGCCGCAAGAACCCGAATGCGGCCTCATGGGCTGCGCGGCCATGGCCGCGACCGCGACGGGCCGCTTTTCCCGGCCGGACGACGCGGCGGACGCCTATGTGCGCTATGCGGACGAAATCGCGCCGGACCCCGCATGGGTCGAGGTCTACAGCCATGTCCAGCCGGTTTTCGACCGGCTCTATCATCACAGCATGGCGCTTTATGACGACATGGATGCGCTTGCCGCCCGGATCCACCCGCCCGGCACGCGGACCTGA
- a CDS encoding xylulokinase, translating into MGDTVAAFDLGTGGVKAAIFRPDGTCIAEEVVSYRTFYPSPSCHEQRPEDWWEAICASLRTLFENTAVKAGDIRAIAVSGHSLGCLPLDENGALLQEFVPIWSDGRAVAEAEDFFTRVDPDTWYRTTGNGFPAPLYTVFKAMWLRRNAPDIFARTRTIIGTKDYINLRLTGRIATDPSYASGTGVYDLKAGRYSAELVEAAGLSRELFPPIVASTDVLGDVLPEIAERLGLFPGVKVVAGGVDNSCMALGGRTFLEGDAYASMGSSSWITVSASEPLLDDRVRPFVFAHVAPGMFISATSIFSSGTSFNWVTDTLLPDVKHAAKVAGMDVHDALFRLAGEAPAGARGLIFVPTLGGGTSFEGGPAVRGGFVGLDLQHGRADILRATLEGVALGLRIALDELRRMTAIGPEMIIVGGGARSAFWRQVFADVFDCAIVKTRVDQQAAALGAAALAFVGMGLWEDFLPIRTLHVAEGRSEPAPEARKVYRAALAAYRRAAEQQHELSGALAALREAAT; encoded by the coding sequence ATGGGCGACACCGTTGCGGCATTCGACCTCGGGACCGGTGGCGTCAAGGCGGCGATATTCCGTCCGGACGGGACCTGCATTGCGGAAGAGGTCGTTTCCTACAGAACGTTCTACCCCTCGCCCTCCTGTCACGAGCAGCGTCCCGAAGACTGGTGGGAGGCTATTTGCGCCAGCCTGCGGACTCTGTTCGAGAATACCGCGGTAAAGGCCGGCGACATCCGCGCCATTGCCGTGTCCGGCCACAGCCTCGGCTGCCTTCCGCTCGACGAAAACGGCGCGCTGCTGCAGGAATTCGTACCTATCTGGTCCGACGGACGCGCCGTCGCGGAAGCGGAGGATTTCTTCACACGCGTCGATCCGGACACCTGGTACCGGACGACCGGCAACGGTTTTCCGGCGCCCCTCTACACCGTGTTCAAGGCCATGTGGCTGCGCCGGAACGCACCCGACATCTTCGCGCGGACACGCACGATCATCGGCACGAAGGACTACATCAACCTGCGGCTGACCGGCCGTATTGCCACCGATCCGTCATATGCCTCGGGCACCGGCGTCTACGATCTCAAGGCAGGGCGCTATTCCGCCGAGCTTGTCGAAGCGGCGGGACTGAGCCGGGAGCTGTTCCCGCCCATCGTCGCCTCCACCGATGTCCTCGGCGACGTCCTGCCGGAAATTGCCGAACGGCTCGGTCTCTTCCCAGGGGTGAAAGTCGTCGCGGGTGGCGTAGACAACAGTTGCATGGCGCTTGGCGGCCGCACCTTTCTCGAGGGCGACGCCTATGCCTCGATGGGCTCATCGAGCTGGATCACCGTTTCCGCTTCCGAGCCCCTCCTCGACGATCGGGTGCGTCCCTTCGTGTTCGCCCATGTGGCGCCAGGCATGTTCATTTCGGCGACCTCGATCTTTTCCTCCGGCACGAGCTTCAACTGGGTGACGGACACGCTGCTGCCGGACGTGAAGCATGCGGCCAAGGTTGCCGGCATGGACGTCCATGACGCGCTCTTCCGGCTCGCCGGCGAGGCTCCGGCCGGTGCGCGCGGCCTGATCTTCGTGCCGACGCTCGGCGGCGGCACGAGCTTCGAGGGCGGGCCGGCGGTGCGCGGAGGCTTCGTCGGGCTGGACCTGCAGCACGGCCGTGCCGACATCCTGCGCGCAACACTCGAGGGGGTGGCACTCGGCCTGCGGATCGCCTTGGACGAGTTGCGCCGGATGACGGCCATCGGCCCGGAAATGATCATCGTCGGTGGCGGCGCGCGCAGCGCCTTCTGGCGGCAGGTCTTCGCCGATGTCTTCGACTGCGCGATCGTCAAGACGAGGGTCGATCAGCAGGCGGCGGCACTCGGTGCTGCGGCGCTGGCCTTCGTCGGCATGGGTCTGTGGGAGGACTTCCTGCCGATCCGCACGCTGCACGTTGCGGAAGGACGCAGCGAACCCGCGCCGGAAGCGCGCAAGGTCTACCGGGCCGCGCTTGCTGCCTATCGTCGGGCGGCCGAGCAGCAACACGAACTGTCCGGCGCACTCGCCGCATTGAGGGAGGCCGCAACATGA